Proteins found in one Vallitalea guaymasensis genomic segment:
- a CDS encoding reverse transcriptase-like protein, producing MITAYLVGISTYQENEDIEVRYCIYDDDELICKESVWREYRKPLVVTHWALLTLLKKLKEFGDKDITVKINDGALYEQIKGTSTSKNKEVMKTAKKVRERLEHYPNITVTNVGTDNDELKKWNKILES from the coding sequence ATGATTACAGCTTATTTAGTAGGGATTTCAACTTATCAAGAGAATGAAGATATAGAAGTTAGATATTGTATATATGATGATGATGAACTTATTTGCAAAGAATCAGTTTGGAGAGAATATAGAAAGCCTTTGGTTGTCACTCACTGGGCGTTACTCACACTATTAAAGAAACTCAAAGAGTTTGGAGATAAGGATATAACAGTTAAGATCAATGATGGAGCATTATATGAGCAGATAAAAGGTACTTCAACATCAAAAAACAAAGAAGTAATGAAGACTGCTAAGAAAGTCAGAGAAAGATTAGAGCATTATCCAAATATTACAGTAACTAATGTTGGAACAGATAACGATGAACTAAAAAAATGGAATAAAATTCTAGAATCATAG
- a CDS encoding ferredoxin, with protein MKGFVDEETCIGCGLCPSICPEIFEMDNETGKAIAKDIEIADDTLEDAKDAEEQCPVEAIDIK; from the coding sequence ATGAAAGGATTTGTTGATGAAGAGACTTGTATTGGATGTGGTCTATGTCCAAGTATATGTCCAGAAATATTTGAAATGGATAATGAAACAGGAAAAGCCATTGCTAAGGATATTGAGATAGCAGATGATACATTAGAAGATGCTAAGGATGCTGAAGAACAATGTCCAGTGGAAGCAATAGACATTAAATAA
- a CDS encoding ABC transporter ATP-binding protein, which produces MDGFRKIIRYASDYKSKVYKAMTLIFLSVIAGIIPYIMIYDIVIKFVDDKPFTLSYLLIMAGGILLFLLFQTIFYLQGLGASHDAAYDTLMGMRVKFTNKIMTLSIGDIQKEGIGKYKKNLVDDIDSMEAYIAHMIPEGIPYVVMPLIVFIILFIIDWRMGLLSMGSIPFGIIAMTLMMRLSGKMDDYYKASSKANAAIVEYIHGMEVVRIFNKTATSFEKYKNAITTLKDFTLALYRDSWTLMAMNAAILPCTILLLLPVGFSMYIRGTLPLSTFIFSVLLTLSISVPLVRLLEYVGLLTHVSKKINELEKTMEQRGLTVEDNGQSPVGNEILYENVVFAYEQKDVIKDVSFKVEENSMTAIVGRSGSGKSTLAKLLVHYWDIGGGDITIGGVSIKNMTFDRLSKYISYVAQDTFLFNISIMENIRIGKPDATDEEVIKVAKMAGCHDFIMNLEHGYNTSAGDAGKKLSVGEKQRITIARAMIKDAPIIVLDEATSSTDAENEDKIQEALNNLIANKTLIIIAHRLSTIVHADQILVMDDGKLVDKGTHNELLNNSMDYKALWDAHMKSMEWNIKIEEGNYA; this is translated from the coding sequence ATGGATGGATTTAGAAAGATTATAAGATATGCAAGTGATTATAAAAGCAAAGTATATAAAGCCATGACACTGATTTTTTTGAGTGTTATAGCAGGTATAATACCTTATATCATGATTTATGATATAGTAATAAAATTTGTTGATGACAAGCCTTTTACATTAAGTTATTTATTAATTATGGCTGGTGGAATATTATTATTTCTCCTATTTCAAACTATATTCTATTTACAAGGACTAGGCGCATCTCATGATGCGGCATATGACACTTTGATGGGGATGAGAGTGAAATTTACTAATAAAATAATGACTCTTTCAATTGGAGATATACAGAAGGAAGGGATAGGTAAATATAAAAAGAATCTAGTGGATGATATTGACAGTATGGAAGCTTATATAGCGCATATGATTCCAGAAGGGATTCCATATGTGGTTATGCCATTAATTGTTTTTATAATATTATTTATCATAGATTGGCGTATGGGTCTACTATCAATGGGTTCTATTCCTTTTGGAATAATTGCTATGACTCTTATGATGAGATTAAGCGGTAAGATGGATGATTACTATAAAGCCTCAAGTAAAGCCAATGCTGCAATTGTAGAATACATCCACGGTATGGAAGTGGTAAGGATCTTTAATAAGACGGCTACTTCATTTGAAAAGTATAAAAATGCTATAACAACATTAAAAGATTTTACACTAGCATTGTATAGAGATTCATGGACATTGATGGCTATGAATGCAGCGATTCTACCTTGTACTATCTTATTACTTCTACCTGTTGGATTTTCAATGTATATAAGAGGTACATTACCACTATCAACATTTATCTTTTCTGTGTTACTGACTCTAAGTATCAGTGTACCTCTTGTAAGATTACTGGAGTATGTGGGATTACTTACCCATGTGAGCAAAAAAATCAACGAATTAGAGAAAACAATGGAACAAAGAGGCTTAACTGTCGAGGATAATGGTCAGTCACCTGTGGGTAATGAAATCCTATATGAAAATGTAGTTTTTGCATATGAACAAAAGGATGTAATAAAAGATGTATCATTCAAGGTAGAAGAAAATAGTATGACAGCTATAGTAGGTAGATCAGGGAGTGGAAAAAGTACTTTAGCAAAATTGCTGGTTCATTATTGGGATATTGGTGGAGGTGACATAACTATAGGTGGTGTTTCCATTAAAAACATGACTTTTGATAGATTATCCAAGTATATAAGTTATGTGGCTCAAGATACTTTTTTATTCAATATTTCAATAATGGAGAATATAAGAATAGGAAAACCGGATGCAACAGATGAAGAAGTCATAAAAGTGGCAAAGATGGCAGGGTGCCATGATTTTATAATGAATCTGGAACATGGGTATAATACATCTGCTGGTGATGCAGGTAAAAAATTGTCTGTTGGAGAGAAGCAGAGAATCACTATAGCAAGAGCAATGATTAAAGATGCGCCGATTATCGTTCTAGATGAGGCTACATCATCAACAGATGCAGAAAATGAAGATAAGATTCAAGAAGCTCTTAATAATCTGATTGCCAATAAGACACTGATTATTATTGCACATCGTCTATCAACTATTGTACACGCAGATCAGATATTAGTTATGGATGATGGTAAATTAGTAGATAAGGGTACTCATAATGAACTTCTCAATAATTCTATGGATTACAAAGCTTTATGGGATGCTCACATGAAATCTATGGAATGGAATATTAAAATAGAGGAGGGAAATTATGCTTAG
- a CDS encoding LacI family DNA-binding transcriptional regulator, whose amino-acid sequence MAVTIKNIADACNVSRGTVDRALNNRGKINPEKKELILAKAKELGYKPNYIARSLKRGKTNTIGIIVFNLYNEFFSSLINSMEEKAKEKDYHIDLALTHYDKDTEKKCVESMIRRQVDGLILCSVNNKKDYSSWLQKFNIPVVSLANKISNKIPYISVDDRRAMKDATQYVADKGYDRIIYISPPLAYEDTHNIYALKQRFEGFSQVNMEHESIIIESKDYIRELETINILEYKTAILCTSDIYALEVLNYLKEKKIKIPSQVGVMGFDNINMLKYIEPHLTTVSYPIEQIGAIAIDSISQAIENGNKIQNMVITHEIIIGESL is encoded by the coding sequence ATGGCTGTAACAATTAAAAATATCGCTGATGCATGTAATGTCTCAAGAGGGACTGTGGATAGAGCTTTGAATAATCGTGGAAAGATTAATCCAGAGAAAAAGGAACTTATATTGGCAAAGGCAAAAGAACTAGGATATAAACCTAATTATATAGCTAGAAGTTTAAAAAGAGGTAAAACCAATACAATAGGTATAATAGTTTTTAACCTGTATAATGAATTCTTCTCTAGCCTAATTAATTCTATGGAAGAAAAAGCTAAAGAAAAAGATTATCATATTGATTTGGCGTTAACTCATTATGATAAAGATACTGAAAAAAAATGTGTAGAGAGTATGATAAGGAGACAAGTTGATGGTTTAATATTGTGTTCTGTAAATAATAAAAAAGATTATTCTTCATGGCTTCAAAAATTCAATATACCTGTAGTATCATTGGCTAATAAAATATCCAATAAGATACCATATATCAGCGTTGATGATAGAAGAGCCATGAAAGACGCAACCCAATATGTTGCTGATAAAGGGTATGATAGAATTATTTACATAAGTCCCCCACTTGCCTATGAAGATACACATAATATTTATGCTTTGAAACAAAGGTTTGAAGGATTTAGTCAAGTAAATATGGAACATGAATCTATTATCATTGAATCAAAAGATTATATTAGAGAGCTTGAAACTATCAATATTCTGGAATACAAAACTGCTATACTATGTACAAGTGATATATATGCTTTAGAGGTTCTTAATTATTTGAAAGAAAAGAAAATAAAAATCCCTAGCCAAGTTGGAGTCATGGGATTTGATAATATTAATATGTTGAAATATATTGAACCACATTTAACGACGGTTAGTTATCCAATTGAACAAATAGGAGCAATAGCTATTGATTCAATAAGCCAAGCTATTGAAAATGGTAATAAAATACAAAATATGGTTATTACACATGAAATTATTATAGGAGAATCCTTATAA
- a CDS encoding GH116 family glycosyl-hydrolase: MGIYIGEKTKEISFPLGGIGAGCIGLAGDGRLIDWEIFNRPNKNSNNGFTHFAVKAEDGQKVIDSRILQGHLQPPYTGTGNKWRGFGHGVNRTTMSGLPKFENVEFIGEFPIANINLSDDSFPGLIKLTAFNPFIPLNDKDSSIPASFFDIEVKNITDKQLNYTINFAMSNPLKGININRYKNIDGLHIMNMSGGYQEKDYNYGNASIATDSNNINHQEYWFRGRWFDNLEIYWREFTSFGAYKNRRYDKNETIEMDNLTGNDVCMISATISINPGETKKVKYVLSWYFPNCYNYWDEFNKEPEYKDTSKNYWKNYYSTIFEDSTDVATYCYKNWDRLYKETLTFKEALFDSTLPAQVIDALSANISILKSPTCLRLENGEFYGWEGCHEDTGSCEGSCTHVWNYAYALPFLFPNLERSMRDLNYKYNQKENGEMCFRLRLPLGREISDFRACADGQFGDVIKVYREWKISGDTDWLISNWKAVKKSIEYAWESTNYDKWDPEKSGVLTGRQHHTLDMELFGPNSWLTGFYLAALKAGAEMAEFLGEKVTADEYRDIFNRGKKWVDNNLFNGEYYQQQIDLKDKEILKEYVTNDDNSAIDSYWNKESKEIKYQIGEGCIIDQVIAQWHSNIIGLGEIFDPKNTKKTLHSLYKYNFKPTMVNFYNPCRVYCLDKEGGIVICDWPDDKYKPIVPVPYAEETMNGFEYQVATHMIQEGMISEGLEIVKAVRDRYDGYKRNPWNEFECGSNYARSMASYGLLLALSGFEFDMVNQAIGFNPVINQDNFKCFWAIGNAWGTFTSNNETVQLTVLYGKLEIKTLQLSFIKDKIKAVKNNEEIMNHRFNEGSIEFNETISIKQNTKLMIYRK; encoded by the coding sequence ATGGGAATTTATATTGGAGAAAAAACAAAAGAAATATCCTTCCCTTTAGGGGGAATAGGAGCTGGATGTATTGGGTTGGCAGGAGACGGAAGATTAATAGATTGGGAGATTTTTAATAGACCAAATAAAAATAGTAATAATGGGTTTACACATTTCGCTGTTAAAGCCGAAGATGGACAGAAAGTTATTGATTCCAGAATATTACAAGGTCATCTTCAACCTCCATATACAGGCACAGGAAATAAATGGAGAGGATTTGGTCATGGTGTCAATCGTACAACAATGAGTGGGCTGCCAAAATTTGAAAACGTTGAATTCATAGGAGAATTTCCTATAGCAAATATTAATTTATCAGACGATAGCTTTCCTGGACTAATCAAGCTTACTGCATTTAACCCTTTTATACCACTTAATGATAAGGATTCAAGTATTCCAGCTTCATTTTTTGATATAGAAGTTAAAAACATAACTGATAAACAGTTAAACTATACAATCAATTTTGCCATGAGTAATCCATTAAAAGGGATAAATATCAATAGATACAAGAATATTGATGGGCTACATATCATGAATATGTCAGGTGGATATCAGGAGAAAGATTACAACTATGGAAATGCATCAATAGCTACAGATTCAAACAATATTAATCATCAGGAATATTGGTTTAGGGGTAGATGGTTCGATAATCTTGAGATTTATTGGCGTGAATTTACTTCTTTTGGAGCTTATAAAAATAGAAGATATGATAAAAATGAGACTATTGAAATGGATAACTTGACTGGAAACGATGTTTGCATGATATCTGCAACAATATCAATTAATCCAGGAGAGACCAAAAAAGTAAAATATGTTCTTTCATGGTATTTCCCTAATTGTTACAACTATTGGGATGAATTTAATAAAGAGCCTGAATACAAGGATACTAGTAAAAATTATTGGAAGAATTACTATAGTACTATATTTGAAGATTCCACAGATGTAGCTACATACTGTTATAAAAATTGGGACAGATTATATAAAGAGACCTTAACATTCAAAGAGGCATTATTTGATTCAACTTTACCTGCTCAAGTGATTGATGCATTATCGGCTAATATCTCAATATTGAAATCACCAACTTGTTTAAGACTAGAAAATGGTGAATTTTATGGTTGGGAGGGTTGTCATGAAGATACTGGAAGTTGTGAAGGAAGCTGTACTCATGTATGGAATTATGCATATGCACTACCCTTTTTATTCCCTAATTTAGAACGTTCCATGAGGGATTTGAATTATAAATATAATCAAAAAGAAAATGGTGAAATGTGTTTCAGATTACGATTGCCATTAGGTAGAGAGATCAGTGATTTTAGGGCATGTGCCGATGGACAATTTGGTGATGTAATCAAAGTATATCGTGAATGGAAGATATCAGGTGATACTGATTGGTTGATATCCAACTGGAAAGCTGTTAAAAAATCCATTGAATATGCTTGGGAATCAACCAATTATGATAAATGGGACCCAGAGAAATCAGGGGTGTTGACTGGAAGACAGCATCATACCCTTGACATGGAGCTTTTCGGACCTAATTCATGGTTAACAGGATTCTATCTTGCAGCTTTGAAAGCGGGGGCTGAGATGGCTGAATTCCTAGGGGAAAAAGTAACAGCAGATGAATATAGAGACATTTTCAACAGAGGTAAAAAATGGGTAGACAACAATCTGTTCAACGGTGAATATTACCAGCAGCAAATAGATCTGAAAGACAAAGAAATATTGAAAGAATATGTTACTAATGATGATAATAGCGCTATAGACTCGTATTGGAATAAAGAGTCTAAAGAAATTAAATATCAAATTGGAGAAGGGTGTATTATCGATCAGGTAATTGCCCAATGGCATTCAAATATTATAGGTTTAGGAGAAATATTTGACCCTAAAAATACTAAAAAAACTTTACATTCCTTATATAAATATAACTTTAAACCAACAATGGTTAATTTCTATAACCCATGTAGAGTATACTGTTTAGACAAAGAAGGTGGAATTGTAATATGTGATTGGCCAGACGATAAATATAAGCCTATAGTCCCTGTTCCATATGCAGAAGAAACGATGAATGGTTTTGAATATCAAGTGGCGACACATATGATACAAGAAGGAATGATTTCAGAAGGATTGGAGATTGTTAAAGCCGTAAGGGATAGATACGATGGTTATAAAAGAAATCCTTGGAATGAATTTGAGTGTGGCAGTAATTATGCACGTTCTATGGCTAGTTATGGTCTTTTATTAGCATTAAGTGGTTTTGAATTTGATATGGTCAATCAAGCAATAGGATTCAATCCAGTCATCAATCAGGATAATTTCAAGTGTTTCTGGGCTATTGGTAATGCATGGGGTACATTCACTAGCAATAATGAAACTGTACAATTAACCGTATTATATGGAAAACTTGAGATAAAAACCTTGCAATTATCATTTATAAAAGATAAAATTAAAGCTGTTAAAAATAATGAAGAGATAATGAATCACAGATTCAATGAAGGTAGTATTGAGTTTAATGAAACAATAAGCATTAAACAAAATACTAAACTCATGATTTATAGAAAATAA
- a CDS encoding ABC transporter ATP-binding protein, with protein MLSVVKRIIKLANEFAYKIKIAFVLSIFEGICAQMPMMLVLYVFYLILEEKATMKQAWIVGIVMFSSVIIRTILKRLIDGFQSGTGYEIFERERLLFADRIKRIPMGYFTSGNVGKITSIVTTNMSFAEEFGISSMSKVVTGYISMILSIIFMLIIDVRIGIVNLIILVGANITLKNIQKVGVHHAKIRTKAQARLIDAVLEYIEGIPVVKSFNLSGKRAKKIQKEYKDSRDTSIEFEKKFMKPLFWFELVFVVGTGATILLITYLFMKGNLDGYFMLTMLIYIFQMYIPFKVLGGLTGVVRIMDAGLDSYEELKNLPLIDEDGKDIYIDSYDIEFKNVTFAYEERDILKNISFKVPEHSMTALVGKSGCGKSTITNLIARFWDTDKGKVLVGGVDVKTMTSDSLLKNISIVFQNVYLFKDTIMNNIKFGKPEATKEEVIEAAKKARCHDFIMALDKGYDTMVGEAGASLSGGEKQRISIARAILKDAPIILLDEATASVDPDNERYIQEAISALVKDKTLIVIAHRLATIKEADQILVIDEGKIIQKGTHEELARVKGRYQEFWKIRERARSWEIGKK; from the coding sequence ATGCTTAGTGTTGTAAAACGAATAATAAAGCTTGCAAATGAATTTGCTTATAAGATAAAAATTGCTTTTGTACTAAGTATATTCGAAGGTATATGTGCTCAGATGCCAATGATGCTTGTATTATATGTTTTTTATCTGATTCTGGAAGAAAAGGCAACAATGAAACAAGCATGGATTGTTGGTATAGTCATGTTCTCTAGTGTTATCATAAGAACTATTCTAAAAAGATTAATTGATGGGTTTCAATCAGGTACAGGGTATGAGATTTTTGAAAGAGAAAGATTATTATTTGCTGACCGCATCAAGAGAATTCCTATGGGATATTTTACAAGCGGGAATGTTGGAAAGATAACATCTATTGTTACGACAAACATGTCTTTTGCTGAAGAATTCGGTATTTCATCAATGTCAAAAGTTGTAACCGGTTATATCAGCATGATACTTAGTATAATATTCATGTTGATAATTGATGTCAGAATAGGAATCGTCAACCTTATTATTCTTGTTGGTGCTAATATTACCCTAAAAAATATTCAAAAAGTAGGGGTGCATCATGCAAAGATACGTACTAAAGCCCAAGCACGATTGATTGATGCAGTTCTAGAATACATTGAAGGTATACCAGTGGTAAAATCGTTTAATCTATCTGGTAAAAGAGCTAAAAAAATTCAAAAAGAGTATAAAGATTCCAGAGATACATCAATTGAATTTGAGAAAAAGTTCATGAAGCCTTTGTTTTGGTTTGAACTAGTATTTGTTGTTGGTACAGGAGCTACTATATTATTGATTACATATCTATTCATGAAAGGTAACTTAGATGGCTATTTCATGTTAACCATGTTGATCTATATTTTCCAGATGTATATTCCATTCAAAGTATTAGGTGGACTTACAGGAGTTGTTAGGATCATGGATGCAGGACTTGATAGTTATGAGGAATTGAAGAATTTACCTCTTATAGATGAAGATGGGAAAGATATATATATTGATAGTTATGATATAGAATTCAAGAATGTAACATTCGCATACGAAGAAAGGGATATTCTCAAGAATATTAGTTTCAAGGTGCCAGAGCACAGTATGACAGCTCTAGTTGGTAAATCAGGATGTGGTAAAAGTACTATAACTAATCTGATTGCAAGATTTTGGGATACAGATAAAGGAAAAGTACTGGTAGGTGGAGTAGATGTAAAGACTATGACTAGTGACAGCCTCCTAAAAAATATCAGTATTGTTTTTCAGAATGTATATTTGTTCAAAGATACTATAATGAACAATATTAAATTCGGTAAACCAGAAGCTACAAAAGAAGAAGTTATAGAGGCGGCGAAAAAGGCAAGATGTCATGATTTTATTATGGCACTTGATAAGGGTTATGATACTATGGTAGGTGAAGCAGGAGCATCTTTGTCTGGTGGTGAAAAACAAAGAATATCCATAGCTAGAGCCATATTGAAAGATGCACCTATCATACTCCTTGATGAAGCAACAGCTAGTGTAGATCCTGATAATGAAAGATATATACAAGAAGCCATCAGTGCATTAGTTAAGGATAAGACTCTTATCGTAATAGCACATCGTTTGGCTACTATAAAAGAAGCTGATCAAATTCTAGTAATAGATGAAGGTAAAATAATTCAAAAAGGAACTCACGAAGAGCTTGCAAGAGTTAAGGGCAGATATCAAGAGTTTTGGAAAATCAGGGAAAGAGCTAGGAGTTGGGAGATAGGGAAGAAATAG
- a CDS encoding L,D-transpeptidase family protein, protein MKYMYIKIVLTVILAISVANLICMKKTNENLLEVFFSQKNNPYFIHVDLDTYIMYVFKDNEIYKQYPVSGGKYSTPSPLGTWNIVSKANWGEGFGGTWMGFNVPWGKYGIHGTDEPWSIGSGLSKGCIRMYNKDAKELKKYIPYGTKVTIVQGPYGPFGDGFRTLKPSNIGSDVYAVQKRLRELGYYKGFCDGKYGEQMKLAIYAYQDDKGLPRSYYITETLYESLGFVQYE, encoded by the coding sequence ATGAAATATATGTACATAAAAATTGTATTAACTGTTATACTTGCTATAAGTGTAGCAAACCTTATATGTATGAAAAAGACCAATGAAAATCTGCTGGAAGTGTTTTTTAGTCAAAAGAATAATCCTTATTTTATACATGTAGATCTTGATACTTATATCATGTACGTTTTTAAAGATAATGAAATATACAAGCAATATCCTGTTTCAGGTGGTAAGTATAGTACTCCATCGCCTCTGGGTACATGGAATATTGTGAGTAAAGCCAATTGGGGAGAAGGATTTGGTGGAACATGGATGGGGTTTAATGTACCCTGGGGAAAATACGGTATACACGGTACAGATGAACCGTGGAGTATAGGAAGTGGACTCTCAAAAGGTTGCATCAGAATGTATAATAAAGATGCTAAGGAGTTAAAAAAATATATCCCATATGGAACTAAGGTTACAATAGTTCAAGGACCATATGGACCTTTTGGAGATGGTTTTAGAACATTGAAACCTAGTAATATTGGTTCCGATGTCTATGCTGTTCAAAAGAGACTTAGAGAACTTGGTTACTATAAAGGTTTTTGCGATGGAAAATACGGTGAACAGATGAAGCTGGCAATCTATGCTTACCAAGATGATAAAGGATTACCTAGGTCTTATTACATAACTGAGACTTTATATGAAAGTCTTGGGTTCGTTCAATACGAATAA
- a CDS encoding aldo/keto reductase, translating to MKNIRIGNKIEASEISLGCMRINNLSKTEASKHINTALEEGINFFDHADIYGGGKSEEVFAEAINMNPSIRENIIIQTKCGIRKGYYDFSKEHILESVEGSLKRLKTDYVDVLLLHRPDTLMEPEVVAEAFSKLHESGKVKYFGVSNQNPMQMQLLNKYLENKIIINQLQLSITNTGIIDSGLNVNMKIDPSIDRDGSVLEFCRLNDITIQAWSPFQYGFFEGVFLDNDKFPELNDKINEIAEVKKVSNTAIAIAWILRHPAKIQPIVGTTNLKRLKDICKASDVNLSRQEWYEIYRVAGNKLP from the coding sequence ATGAAAAATATAAGAATTGGCAATAAAATTGAAGCATCCGAGATATCATTAGGATGTATGAGAATAAATAATCTATCAAAAACTGAAGCCTCAAAACATATAAATACTGCATTAGAGGAAGGAATTAACTTTTTTGACCATGCAGATATTTATGGTGGTGGGAAATCAGAAGAAGTTTTTGCTGAGGCTATTAACATGAATCCTAGTATCAGAGAAAATATTATAATTCAAACAAAATGTGGTATAAGAAAAGGTTATTATGATTTTTCTAAAGAACACATTCTTGAATCTGTAGAAGGCAGTCTCAAAAGGTTAAAAACCGATTATGTGGACGTATTATTACTTCATAGACCAGATACACTAATGGAGCCAGAAGTAGTGGCTGAAGCTTTTTCTAAGCTTCATGAAAGTGGAAAAGTAAAGTATTTTGGAGTAAGCAATCAAAATCCTATGCAGATGCAGTTACTTAATAAATATCTTGAGAATAAAATAATCATTAATCAATTACAGCTTAGTATTACAAATACTGGGATAATTGATTCTGGATTGAATGTTAATATGAAGATAGATCCTTCTATAGATAGAGACGGAAGTGTCTTGGAATTTTGTAGACTTAATGATATTACAATCCAAGCTTGGTCCCCATTCCAATATGGTTTCTTTGAAGGAGTATTTCTGGATAACGATAAATTTCCAGAGTTAAATGATAAAATAAATGAAATAGCAGAAGTCAAGAAAGTATCTAATACTGCTATAGCCATTGCTTGGATTTTAAGACATCCTGCTAAGATACAGCCAATAGTCGGAACAACCAACCTTAAGAGATTAAAAGATATCTGTAAGGCTTCTGATGTTAACTTATCTAGACAAGAATGGTATGAGATATATAGAGTAGCAGGAAATAAGTTGCCATAG
- a CDS encoding methyl-accepting chemotaxis protein, protein MEDDLFIKRINKIVIALTYLAAFAASGGLIFDYMNHTRRLYEVLLIIFVTFTAAISSTIIYRKRVDSTVIRTICMGSLIFYYGFLYITYPTFLPFIFIFPILTIETLYASQKGLLVDSIFVILINIVGTVIRLQENVVDTELKSQLIMQFGTIIGFIVILYIIVCVYSDSMKNVNKSIKELKLAKLEQQNIQNDILHLMNISNNNSKSVYDIVKETSESSEVLVDNITLVTDKMNYNTEHIQNEANLINSVQDKMIEITKLSNEMKDSFTDMHQMVYTSNDISDSLTDKSKEVKDKYNYVYNGMKVLKNKTNEISDIVKIITSLSEQTNLLSLNASIEAARAGEYGKGFAVVADEIRQLADQSKESIGNVSIIINDIIDEVDKNVESVETAKNLNNKQESLIIESKNSLANISDSVDLVKNKMETVNDQISYALSATKKINDSIINTKKTSEEILANFDDTLDISNKHIDSSNTAMNLVEELINTSQEMEKYIS, encoded by the coding sequence ATGGAAGATGATCTATTTATTAAAAGGATTAATAAAATAGTTATTGCTTTAACGTATTTAGCAGCATTTGCAGCCAGTGGCGGACTTATATTTGATTACATGAACCATACTAGAAGACTCTATGAAGTTCTGCTAATAATATTTGTTACATTTACAGCAGCCATATCAAGTACTATCATCTACAGAAAACGAGTTGATTCAACTGTCATTAGAACCATTTGTATGGGTTCTTTAATTTTTTATTATGGTTTTCTGTACATAACTTATCCGACATTCTTACCATTCATTTTTATATTTCCAATATTGACTATAGAAACTTTATACGCCTCCCAGAAAGGTTTACTGGTGGATAGTATATTTGTTATACTGATTAATATTGTTGGCACAGTAATAAGACTACAAGAAAATGTGGTAGATACAGAGTTGAAATCTCAACTAATCATGCAATTCGGAACTATCATCGGTTTTATTGTAATTCTATATATAATAGTTTGTGTATACTCAGATTCAATGAAAAATGTTAATAAAAGTATAAAAGAGCTTAAACTTGCTAAACTAGAACAGCAAAATATTCAAAATGACATATTACACCTAATGAATATCTCAAATAATAATTCAAAATCAGTTTATGACATAGTAAAAGAGACTTCTGAATCCTCTGAAGTACTAGTTGATAATATTACCTTGGTAACGGACAAAATGAATTATAATACTGAGCATATACAAAACGAGGCTAACTTGATAAATAGTGTTCAAGACAAAATGATTGAAATAACTAAGCTATCTAATGAAATGAAAGATTCTTTTACTGACATGCATCAAATGGTATATACCAGTAACGATATATCGGATTCATTAACTGATAAGAGCAAGGAAGTAAAGGATAAATATAATTATGTTTACAACGGTATGAAAGTACTGAAAAACAAAACCAATGAAATAAGTGATATAGTAAAAATAATCACCAGCTTATCAGAACAGACTAATCTATTATCCCTTAACGCATCAATAGAAGCTGCTCGTGCTGGAGAATACGGTAAAGGATTTGCTGTAGTAGCTGATGAAATAAGACAATTAGCAGATCAGTCAAAAGAGTCTATCGGGAATGTTTCAATAATCATTAATGATATTATTGATGAAGTAGATAAAAACGTTGAATCCGTTGAAACAGCAAAAAATCTTAACAACAAACAAGAATCCTTGATAATTGAAAGCAAGAATTCTTTAGCAAATATAAGTGATAGTGTTGACTTGGTCAAAAATAAGATGGAAACAGTTAATGATCAAATATCATATGCACTTTCAGCCACCAAAAAAATTAATGACTCTATTATTAATACCAAAAAGACATCTGAAGAAATCTTAGCTAATTTTGATGATACATTAGATATCTCCAACAAGCACATAGATAGTTCTAATACTGCTATGAATCTGGTAGAAGAACTCATAAATACCTCACAGGAAATGGAAAAATATATAAGTTAA